A segment of the Spodoptera frugiperda isolate SF20-4 chromosome 29, AGI-APGP_CSIRO_Sfru_2.0, whole genome shotgun sequence genome:
TCTAGTAAATGgattaaaacaaacttgttaAGAGAAATTAGGTCGCTTCGTTTTAGTAGCGGCTCTCAAAGAAATTCGTTTTTGTTAAGGTTTCCGCCCAACCGTTGTTTACTTGTGATAACGGCCTTTCATATTTATTCATgaatttttgttggtttttccTGGGGTGGGAACTAATCAAATCCAAATTAAATGCTGGACTTCAGTCAATGGTTTTATTGATTTGACTTTttgtgaaaagaaaaacaagtcTTTTTCCTGTTACCGCACTCTGTTGATGGTTAAGTGTTTGTATAATGAGCTTTGCCTCGTTGAAAGTATTTTACTTTTGCATTAAGATCTTACTCTGGCTTTTTTCGGATATGATAGCATGGGTAAAgaaaaaatctttgtttaaaattttagcaCCACAAAAAGGATCAAAATTCTGCAAGCCGTTTGATGTTTGAGACAAAAGATGGCACACGCTAAAAGTGATGCGTCCTCTTCACTGAACTTCCGCACTCGAGaagtataaaaacaatgtatcaAATAAAGAACAGAGTAATCGGATCGAGGAATTGATATCCTTACGTCATTTTACGCATAATTTTCATGAAAGTATCGGATGACATTTCACAGCAGATCAATTACCACGATGACCGTAAAAACCAAATGGCAATATATATTCAGCAATATTTTTAAGACTTCTTGAAATACAATTTTTACaaagtattttgtaaatgtGCGGCAACAATGTATGGAAAATGGAAAATATGGAAGATATTGACTGTAAAACGAAGGTTATGTTTTGATGGAATCGAGGCAAGATGAAGGAAAATAGAACTGTGAGGGACCGAaacatttttaagatttttgctGGATCAGAGTTCAACTAACGAACCAAACCTTTAAATTTGACATGTagagtattaaaattgtgtataTTTGGACTATCTACAACTCAACTTGAAGGATTAAAGAATCTTACTCTGTTAAAATACCTAAGAAATCCTGATTCTCAGACAAACAAATCCAAAAATACGATCCACAACAAAAAGGCCCCAATAAGTACAAACTTCCGCTTAACCGCAGATATGGTCCAAATCACGCTCCAGCTTTCAAAATCTAGTCCGATAGATTGGCACGTCTCTCTCCAGTTATAATGAGGGCGTGCGGCCCTCTTACACACAATGAGGCTTATTTAAGTAACAACAAAGGACGACGTCACGTGATGCCCTCCGGCAACCAACCGTCGGCGTCGAGAGGTCCGCTAGACGTCCATAATCGCATCCACTGCCGATAGATCGTTAGTAATGGAGTTTTAAGATTTCGTGTTTGGAAGATGCGGAATTTAATTTCGGGAACGAAGGGTCTGTTTTATAGGTAAGTATTCTTTTTATCTTAGCATTTTTCCGGTGTATTAGGTCCGCAACGGTGCGTTATCAGCATTGGTTTTGTGAGGGCGTTTAACTTTGATGATCAGTTGTTTAGTTGGTTTAGATCACGATCGTGTCGTGGGTATTGAttgtgatttcttttttttagacGTACTATTATTTTGTCTTCGAATATTTTCCCTTCACAGTTGAACTCGCTTCGTATTTTCATATTACATTAACACAGGTTTAATTAAGTCTTCCGACTGTAGACAGGTCCGATGGGTATAAAAGCTAGGAAACATCTGATAAAGTAACAACAACAGAATTATCAGAGTCCATGTTATCAACCGTTGGTGCTATAATAGTTGTAACATTCGTACAGAATGCCTTCATCTCCTCATAATGACACAAAGAAGATAATTTCCTATACAAACTAATCTCTCAAAGGTTAGCGGTTTAGGGTCGAGACCGACATCATGCGGGCGTTGGTCTCGGCTCCATTTTAACCGAACGggttaattatttacaaagccTTTTAGTGTCGAAAAGGGAAGGTGCACCTACTCACTCATTTATGTTTAAGTAGGCTACATTTGGCTGCTTCAAAATTGTAATTAGCTAGCTGCGGTAGGTTTGTGTGCACTGCTTATCTAgtatttcatgtgtgtaattTTAGTCGTATTATTCTAATAAGTATAATGCAAAAAggtatcaattaattttattaattatcaccatttaatttttttttttctttttttttatataaaaaacgttgccccacattaggattttctcctgtgtcgtgggtgcgtttacaaacatacaagttcacatacacatgacacccagacccgaaacaacaatttgtggatcacacaatgagttgctccgtgcgggaatcgaacccgctacccgttgcgcggctgccagttgcccagccaccgcaccaaccgtgcagtcagtcaaATAGTTGTTAACTCTATgtttcacattaaaaaaaaaactctcacAGGGTATTGTGATATACCTATCCAATATATTATCAAAGTGCATTCAGATATAAATCATTGTTTGGTTTAAAActgatagttttaaaataataatattaatttccgTTTCATATTTAACCTATGTAACTGGCTTGTTTTCGattaacatgggacttattttGATAAGTCCGTATTACATTGATCCATTCCTCCGGAGTATAAAGAacgttatgtttttttatgttttttgtcttCAGGGCTTTCACCCTTCTTCTTTCTTGGAAAACCTATTTGCCCTGAGATATGAAACTGATATGAAACTCTCAGACTTATGTTCGTAATGTGTACGGTGGAGTGAAATGTCATCTTCCGTGTTCTACCTCAAGGGCATGTGTGACTACTACGAGCGTTATGTCACTGGCAGTGACTCAGGTTCTCCTTGACAGGGTGACGAGAACAGTCAAAAATCTGTTTAATTTTCATCCTGATCCAAATGAAAGCAATTTACTATTAACggaattttattatgaatgttCCTAAACTACTTAcgcatttttacttttttttctcaATAGATACATTTCAATTGTACATTTTATCTCATCAAAACTTTAATTCAGCGAGTAACTTTTCGTCTGCGGGTAtctatatgagacacaatagaaaatacattgtgtctcacaCAGATCTGCACTCCAGCATACCACGGGTTAATCTAACTTTCTAAGTCAtccgtttttattatttaaacctttTGTTAAACAAGCTTTGTGTTATTAATGTTTAAAGAAACTATTTAAATGAAGATTTAGCGTAGGTACCTGATGATACTGAGATGTCATGTGCTAAGTTTTCATTTCTTGTTTTGCTTGACAGCTGATTACCACAGCAAGGACAGGTTGCCATATTGTTGTTATTCCAATGATCCGCATCACATttcagaatttttattttaaaacataaactacaacaatgtatttacaaaaaatattacttatttgaGAAAACCGCCATCTGTTGCCATTTACATACACTACTTGCTCACACACTAAACACGctgttactaaataatatacaacTTTCAATATGTAGCTGACTAAATACTTCCCCGGTTTTTTACTAGATGGCGcttttaaaattgtaaccaaCTATGAAACAGATGGCGCTGTAACAATAACTTTTTCGTATCTTTCTTAGATGGCGGGTAAATAGCTTCTTAACCAATATAACCTCAAAATATTAATTCTCATGTTGCAATGTTATTATTTCACTGTAAACGATGATTATAGTATCATGTTGTAAGAAATCAATTCTAATTTAActgtttgtaaacataataatatttgtttttattcagaAAGCCAAAGAAACTTCAATTTGTATGTACAAACATAACCTCAATTTCATCAGGAGCATAGGTATTGCAAGATTATGAGACATACTTTGGCAGTAATCATAATAAACGAGGAAGGTGGTAAATAAGGAAACAAAAGTTCAGTATAATGATGGaatttattttccaatatttcaacgaaagattacattttttcaaaacaaaaaacttctCACGatgttaaaattacaattataacaTGGTTCTTCTACAGCAACTGttaatttaatgaaagaaaatatattcatgGCTCAATTCTACCTATTAACTATCAACTTACTTCATCAAAATATCAGGCTCAATATGAGCTATCAAAATTCTCGACCGTCGGCCCTTGCTAGACTTTAATTGACAAGGTATTAAGGCAATCAAGTTAAAACTACATCATTCTGTCAATAACTTCTTTATTCcttcattttaattacttatatcaCAGTAAGGACCGGGCGAAAATCTGAATAATTATACTACAAAAGCAATTCGAGCAACTCAACATTCAACAACTAGGTCATTTGATATTCCATCGTGATATTGTTTGATATTTGATACTTATAGTCAAtaatatcagaaaatatttgtattttattcgaaaatttcaatGTCACGTTACACTTAAAATTGTACCATTATTCAGTCTCACTCGCAACACAAAATGAATGATCTAAAAATACTGCATCAAACAATAAGATGTTTAAACCTCAGCTCTCACACAATATACATACAGTAGTTATGTATAAGTTCATAAACTATTTTGATCGGAGTTCACTTACGAATACGATCATGTCTACAATAAGTTAATGAACTACGAAATGCCCTACTTAgtcaaaaattacatttaacaaGGCATCATAAttgtttattcataattattggATTTTCGTCACTAGTATGCGCGACCGCATCTTCCTAATTCACATTCATagctttaaattaattaaactaaattcaTTTGACTATCACTCTCATACGATCTGCAACGGAACAACACTCACAAACATCAAATTctaatacttaataatacaatttctaGGCTTTAAAATCACAATGAAGTGgtgaatgaaaagaaaatattttagtaacattGGTCATTAGAATTAATTGGTCGAAAGGATATGTTCAGAAATAGAGGCTGTCGAGCCGTGCAGGTTTACAATTTTGATATTCGAGTAATGATATAACTTGATGTTTTACAACCGTCGAGTTGAGGTTGATGTCATCGCCTTTAGATCAACGCCACGAAGTATCCTGCTTCAGCTATAATTACTAGTCCGTGTGCTTAATACACGTATATTTGTTTGAGCTGTGGCTTGAGCTCTGGCGGGATCGTGTAAACTTCCTGTTCAGGCTTCTTTTTCACTAGTCGCTTCCAACGACCACCGATGTTCTTGCGAAGACTGCGGAAACTCGCACGCTCATTACCGTGCGGCTGCATTAGGTTGTCCtgtaaacaatagaaaataaccATGAGTCTCAGTAGAACAAAGTCGAGACACGTTCGGTACTTCGAAAAGGTTTGTGACCCTAAAGTCGTTACCAGTATTCTGTTCCGTTACCGACCCCAATGCATTCAACCACATTTATTTTGCCCCGCATGAAATAACTTTAGACGTTATACAACTACTCTGCCGCTATTTTTAACTGTTGTCAGGCGCGAAAATAAAAGAAGCTTGTTCTATTATGTTTTGCAGGAAACGTTTTTGTGAAGATTAAAGatattttcttagtttatttaaagGTAGATCGATGATCTAGGTTTGTTCAAGTTTGCTAAGTTAAGAATAAGTTCTGCTGCATGACTAGGAAGCTAATATTTCAAAGTAGAAGTAATGTTGAGGCCGAACAAGAATGAGGCAAGCCTTGAATACACTATTCAAAGACACATTAGCATTATCTACTTCCTGGTGTGCCGTCTCGTTGATATGTGGTCATGCAGACGTTGTACAAACATAGTGTACGATTCGATATAACAAATCAATGGGCCGTTTCGCAGGTAAGGCTCGCCTCGGGAAATAGTTATCAGAGCATGATATTGGGGTCAGTGTTTTAACaagttaaaatttaatacaGACGTTTGCATTAGCCTCTTTTGTTCGTCAGACAGCAAGAAAGAAGGTCGGAGTCGTTACGACATGCTCGCCTTGTGCAGCTTTCTATTCAACGAGCGTGTCCcgacatttaaatttatttcgcACTTAGATATCGTGTCTACGGAGTTCTACCAACTCTCTCTCAGTGGCGGGGAGGGTCGAACCAGTCACGATTTCTTTCGTATTATAATGTAACGTTTCTTTCCCAACTTGCAACtttcaatattgtttgtttgttgtcgAGGCGAACAAAGTTTTGTGAATAAATTGGAATGCATTGCAGCTGGACATTGAAGCTCGTTAAATCAGTATTGGGGTCAAGTATAACGGCTGGAACTGGTTTCGATTCTTGAAATAGTTAGTTGGCATGAGTGTGTTATTGTTTGTGATGAAGTAGTAAAGTTGTACATACCTGATCGTGAGGATAGACGTAAGGCGGGGGCAGCGGCGGCGGGAACTGCCACAGCGGTTGCTGGCGGAAGGCGAGTGGCTCCGGCTGAGTTGCAGGCGCAGCCTGAAGGACTTCAGCTGGGTGCACCGAAGCCGAATGCTCCTCTCGCTTGCGTAGCTTGCTGTGGACGATGCGAATCGCCATCATAGTACCGTTGTTTCCAACCATTGTAGCAAATGGTCCTTCGACGCAAGAATAACTAATCACACTGGGTTGGATCACAGGTAACAAGTTCCAGTCGGGCAGTCACAACATTTCAATTTCACAGTTTTCACTCAACTCACAGCCGTATCGCGGTCTAATTGACGCGTATtactaaaactaattttaaataaattatcacaattattttgttgtaattaggCTATTGCACATATCACTGTTCGTAGGAACGCGCGGCAGACCGCGTTACGCGAGCTTCAGCTGCGCGGTTGGTGACTAGAATTATTATCGTGAAGTGTGGCCGGCAGGTGCCTAGCAAAGCGCTCGCTCGTGCCAAACGACCTCTACGGAGTACTCCATGCGTCTGAGTTGAAGTGGAGGGGCGCGCATGGGTTTTATAGACGCGTGCATGACGCGGCGCCAGCGCGGGCAGAAGGGTGAGGTGGGGGACGGTTGACGATATGACCGTTTTCCGCGAAAAACTACGAATGGTGGCGTGGCGGCGCCCGACGCTATCGTATCGTAGTGGTTATGACGCACCAGAAGGCCCGACCGTTGGTTTGTCCCGATTAACGACATCCgattgtgaataaaatatacataacaatatttaatctAAAGAAATAC
Coding sequences within it:
- the LOC118268363 gene encoding uncharacterized protein LOC118268363 isoform X11, which codes for MLFSPIAVEAMKCKEENCEVGVVLEHNSLIVLSVDKTIVCLCGRDRNNPFERGKLRKREEHSASVHPAEVLQAAPATQPEPLAFRQQPLWQFPPPLPPPYVYPHDQDNLMQPHGNERASFRSLRKNIGGRWKRLVKKKPEQEVYTIPPELKPQLKQIYVY
- the LOC118268363 gene encoding uncharacterized protein LOC118268363 isoform X7, producing the protein MDYKLTMSADGSTTDINALLNDTESDLTSLSHVDAPNDANYMICGVVIAMALVGLIIVLLALTINKLRKREEHSASVHPAEVLQAAPATQPEPLAFRQQPLWQFPPPLPPPYVYPHDQDNLMQPHGNERASFRSLRKNIGGRWKRLVKKKPEQEVYTIPPELKPQLKQIYVY
- the LOC118268363 gene encoding uncharacterized protein LOC118268363 isoform X4; translated protein: MLNCTDLECILHHHHYYAHLHHIHHLQNAQDTAMSADGSTTDINALLNDTDAPNDANYMICGVVIAMALVGLIIVLLALTINKLRKREEHSASVHPAEVLQAAPATQPEPLAFRQQPLWQFPPPLPPPYVYPHDQDNLMQPHGNERASFRSLRKNIGGRWKRLVKKKPEQEVYTIPPELKPQLKQIYVY
- the LOC118268363 gene encoding uncharacterized protein LOC118268363 isoform X1; this encodes MLNCTDLECILHHHHYYAHLHHIHHLQNAQDTAMSADGSTTDINALLNDTESDLTSLSHVDAPNDANYMICGVVIAMALVGLIIVLLALTINKLRKREEHSASVHPAEVLQAAPATQPEPLAFRQQPLWQFPPPLPPPYVYPHDQDNLMQPHGNERASFRSLRKNIGGRWKRLVKKKPEQEVYTIPPELKPQLKQIYVY
- the LOC118268363 gene encoding uncharacterized protein LOC118268363 isoform X8, whose product is MSADGSTTDINALLNDTESDLTSLSHVDAPNDANYMICGVVIAMALVGLIIVLLALTINKLRKREEHSASVHPAEVLQAAPATQPEPLAFRQQPLWQFPPPLPPPYVYPHDQDNLMQPHGNERASFRSLRKNIGGRWKRLVKKKPEQEVYTIPPELKPQLKQIYVY
- the LOC118268363 gene encoding uncharacterized protein LOC118268363 isoform X6, with translation MFIGIAIASLNSAMSADGSTTDINALLNDTESDLTSLSHVDAPNDANYMICGVVIAMALVGLIIVLLALTINKLRKREEHSASVHPAEVLQAAPATQPEPLAFRQQPLWQFPPPLPPPYVYPHDQDNLMQPHGNERASFRSLRKNIGGRWKRLVKKKPEQEVYTIPPELKPQLKQIYVY
- the LOC118268363 gene encoding uncharacterized protein LOC118268363 isoform X9; the protein is MDYKLTMSADGSTTDINALLNDTDAPNDANYMICGVVIAMALVGLIIVLLALTINKLRKREEHSASVHPAEVLQAAPATQPEPLAFRQQPLWQFPPPLPPPYVYPHDQDNLMQPHGNERASFRSLRKNIGGRWKRLVKKKPEQEVYTIPPELKPQLKQIYVY